A stretch of the Azorhizobium caulinodans ORS 571 genome encodes the following:
- a CDS encoding helix-turn-helix domain-containing protein, protein MLDASNADRLGPNLRQLRQERGMTLDRLAAESALTRGYLSLVERGLKTPSITALLRVATALGVNIAQLFDLNAAPTARYTLTRHGDARALEDGTFGLMPLAARRARKMMDPFLLTPAFKPGGRIDPRWAHGGEEFLFVVSGRVSIRLGSEDMELGPGDSLYFEGEIKHEVRSLGREKAQVLVVIALPASPPAAAEPTS, encoded by the coding sequence GTGCTCGATGCCAGCAATGCGGACCGTCTCGGGCCCAACCTGCGGCAGCTCCGGCAGGAACGGGGGATGACCCTCGACCGTCTTGCGGCGGAGAGTGCGCTGACGCGCGGCTACCTTTCGCTGGTGGAGCGCGGGCTCAAGACGCCGTCCATCACCGCCCTGCTGCGGGTGGCAACAGCGCTCGGGGTGAATATCGCCCAGCTGTTCGACCTCAACGCCGCTCCCACGGCCCGCTACACCTTGACCCGGCACGGTGATGCCCGCGCGCTCGAGGACGGCACCTTTGGCCTGATGCCGCTCGCGGCCCGACGGGCCCGCAAGATGATGGACCCCTTCCTGCTGACGCCCGCCTTCAAGCCGGGCGGGCGCATCGATCCGCGCTGGGCGCACGGCGGCGAGGAATTCCTGTTCGTGGTTTCCGGCCGGGTTTCCATCCGGCTCGGCTCGGAGGACATGGAACTGGGACCGGGCGATTCGCTCTATTTCGAGGGCGAGATCAAGCACGAGGTCCGCAGCCTCGGACGGGAGAAGGCCCAGGTGCTGGTGGTCATCGCCCTGCCAGCCTCTCCGCCGGCGGCAGCGGAGCCCACCAGCTGA
- a CDS encoding MOSC domain-containing protein → MLSLQPAIETPAPAFVGVVRHLHITARAFLPMRAMEEIHLVAGKGIEGDRYMIGREEGFYSDRPEEGRQVTLFEMETLDALLRDHKIELKPEDHRRNVTVEGVPLNHLVGRRFWLGETLLEATRLSVPCRHIEEITGKAIFDPLINRSGLNCRILEGGTVRIGDLVRNI, encoded by the coding sequence ATGCTCAGTCTGCAACCCGCCATCGAGACGCCGGCCCCCGCTTTCGTCGGCGTCGTGCGCCACCTGCACATCACCGCCCGCGCCTTCCTGCCGATGCGCGCCATGGAGGAAATCCATCTCGTCGCCGGCAAGGGCATCGAGGGCGATCGCTACATGATCGGCCGCGAAGAGGGCTTCTATTCCGACCGGCCGGAGGAAGGCCGGCAGGTCACGCTGTTCGAGATGGAGACGCTCGACGCCCTCCTGCGCGACCACAAGATCGAACTGAAGCCGGAGGACCACCGCCGCAACGTGACGGTGGAGGGCGTGCCGCTGAACCATCTGGTCGGCCGCCGCTTCTGGCTGGGGGAGACGCTGCTTGAGGCCACGCGCCTTTCCGTGCCCTGCCGGCACATCGAGGAGATCACCGGCAAGGCGATCTTTGATCCCTTGATCAACCGCTCCGGCCTCAACTGCCGCATCCTCGAAGGCGGCACGGTGCGGATCGGTGATCTGGTGCGGAACATCTGA
- a CDS encoding PDR/VanB family oxidoreductase — MRRHGAILTRVSAIEDAGEEVKRFTLRDPEGWDLPPARPGGHVDLYLPGGLTRTYSLCGDPAQRDRYVVAVKREAEGRGGSIRLHDAVSVGHEMHVGLPRGGVPLGPGFQLFIAGGIGVTPFLSAAAALLAQGREDFHLHVASRGAPPLADQLAPLLERGLASVHDTTQAPRRAVSDVIRGAPGEASLACCGPLSMLDDVAAATEGWPAERVHLERFVPPPLVPDPDARDYRLVLAKRGIELDVPAGANMADALAAAGVQVPVSCGGGICGTCAVVYLEGQPLHRDRCLSQTERASRLMPCVAQSAGERLVLDL; from the coding sequence ATGCGGCGACACGGTGCGATCCTGACCCGCGTGAGCGCCATCGAGGATGCGGGCGAGGAGGTCAAGCGCTTCACCCTTCGGGATCCCGAGGGGTGGGATCTTCCCCCGGCGCGGCCCGGCGGCCATGTGGACCTTTATCTCCCCGGAGGCCTCACACGCACGTATTCCCTGTGCGGAGACCCGGCGCAGCGGGACCGCTATGTGGTCGCGGTGAAGCGCGAGGCGGAGGGCCGGGGCGGCTCCATCCGGCTGCACGACGCTGTGAGCGTGGGGCATGAGATGCACGTGGGCCTGCCGCGCGGCGGCGTGCCGCTCGGGCCCGGCTTTCAGCTTTTCATCGCAGGCGGGATCGGGGTCACGCCCTTCCTCTCGGCGGCCGCGGCGCTGTTGGCACAGGGGCGGGAGGACTTCCACCTGCACGTGGCGAGCCGGGGTGCCCCGCCGCTGGCGGACCAGCTCGCCCCGCTGCTCGAACGCGGCCTCGCGTCGGTTCACGATACGACGCAGGCACCGCGGCGGGCTGTCTCCGACGTCATCAGGGGGGCGCCGGGAGAGGCTTCCCTCGCCTGCTGCGGTCCGCTGTCCATGCTGGATGACGTCGCGGCGGCCACCGAGGGATGGCCGGCCGAGCGGGTGCATCTGGAGCGCTTCGTGCCGCCGCCCCTCGTGCCCGATCCGGATGCGCGGGACTATCGGCTGGTGCTGGCGAAGCGGGGCATCGAACTCGACGTGCCCGCCGGAGCCAACATGGCCGACGCGCTGGCGGCAGCGGGCGTGCAGGTGCCGGTCTCCTGCGGTGGCGGCATCTGTGGCACCTGCGCCGTTGTCTATCTTGAGGGCCAGCCCCTGCACCGCGACCGCTGCCTGTCCCAGACCGAGCGCGCGAGCCGGCTTATGCCGTGTGTGGCCCAATCGGCGGGCGAACGGCTGGTGCTGGACCTGTGA
- a CDS encoding ABC transporter substrate-binding protein translates to MKKVLGAALAATLLATGVARAQQGEVKVGEINSYSGLPAFTEPYRKGWQLAVEEINASGGVLGKKFVVVSKDDGGKPADAVTAANELVSSEGVAMLTGTFFSNIGLAVADYAKQKKVLFLAAEPLTDAMTWAQGNKYTFRLRPSNYMQAAMLAEEAAKLPAKKWATIAPNYEYGQSAVTVFKQLLSAKRPDIEWVSEQWPPQGKIDAGAVVQAVAAAKPDAIFNVTFGPDLVKLVREGNTRGLFKDRPVVSLLTGEPEYLDPLKDETPEGWIVTGYPWYSLKTPEHDAFLKAYQAKFNDYPRLGSIVGYATMKAAAAIINKAGSTDTDKMIAAAEGISVATPLGPITFRAIDHQSTLGAFVGKTSVKDGKGVMVDTVYRDGAAYLPSDDEVKKLRPQN, encoded by the coding sequence ATGAAAAAGGTTTTGGGAGCCGCCTTGGCGGCCACGCTGCTGGCGACGGGGGTCGCGCGGGCGCAGCAGGGTGAGGTCAAGGTTGGCGAGATCAATTCCTATTCCGGCCTGCCGGCCTTCACCGAGCCCTATCGCAAGGGCTGGCAGCTGGCCGTGGAAGAGATCAATGCTTCAGGCGGCGTGCTGGGCAAGAAGTTCGTGGTCGTCTCCAAGGACGACGGCGGCAAGCCCGCCGACGCGGTAACGGCCGCGAACGAGCTGGTGTCGAGCGAAGGGGTGGCCATGCTCACCGGCACCTTCTTCTCCAACATCGGCCTCGCGGTGGCGGATTACGCCAAGCAGAAGAAGGTGCTGTTCCTGGCGGCCGAACCGCTGACCGACGCCATGACCTGGGCGCAGGGCAACAAGTACACCTTCCGCCTGCGGCCCTCGAACTACATGCAGGCCGCCATGCTGGCCGAGGAAGCGGCCAAGCTTCCCGCCAAGAAGTGGGCGACCATTGCGCCGAACTATGAGTACGGCCAGTCCGCCGTCACCGTGTTCAAGCAGCTCCTCTCCGCCAAGCGCCCGGATATCGAGTGGGTGAGCGAGCAGTGGCCGCCGCAGGGCAAGATCGACGCCGGCGCGGTGGTGCAGGCGGTGGCCGCCGCCAAGCCCGACGCCATCTTCAACGTGACCTTCGGCCCCGATCTCGTGAAGCTCGTGCGCGAGGGCAACACCCGTGGCCTGTTCAAGGATCGCCCGGTGGTGAGCCTGCTCACCGGCGAGCCGGAATATCTCGATCCGCTGAAGGACGAGACCCCGGAAGGCTGGATCGTGACCGGCTACCCCTGGTACTCGCTCAAGACCCCTGAGCACGATGCCTTCCTGAAGGCCTATCAGGCGAAGTTCAACGACTATCCGCGCCTCGGCTCCATCGTCGGCTATGCGACCATGAAGGCCGCCGCCGCCATCATCAACAAGGCCGGGTCCACGGACACGGACAAGATGATCGCCGCCGCCGAGGGCATCTCGGTCGCGACCCCGCTCGGCCCGATCACCTTCCGCGCCATCGACCACCAGTCCACGCTCGGCGCCTTCGTCGGCAAGACCTCGGTGAAGGACGGCAAGGGCGTGATGGTGGACACCGTCTATCGCGACGGCGCCGCCTATCTGCCGAGCGACGATGAAGTGAAGAAGCTGCGTCCGCAGAACTGA
- a CDS encoding amino acid synthesis family protein yields the protein MSANIRKIVTFVEETHTEMGKPVSPATRRAAAVAVIENPFAGRYVEDLSDLIAIGEELGGLLTERAVAALGIEGSAAQSYGKAALVGENGELEHAAALLHPKMGTPVRKVLGKGAALIPSSKRRGGLGAELDIPLGHKDAAFVRSHFDGMQVSINDAPRANEIVVAVAVTDSGRPLPRVGGLKVEEIKGEDGLR from the coding sequence ATGAGCGCCAACATTCGCAAGATTGTCACCTTCGTCGAAGAGACCCATACGGAGATGGGCAAGCCCGTCTCCCCGGCCACCCGCCGCGCGGCGGCTGTGGCGGTGATCGAGAACCCCTTCGCCGGGCGCTATGTGGAGGATCTGTCCGACCTCATCGCCATCGGCGAGGAACTGGGCGGCCTCCTGACCGAGCGCGCGGTCGCGGCCCTCGGCATCGAGGGATCGGCGGCGCAGAGCTATGGCAAGGCGGCACTGGTGGGCGAGAATGGCGAGCTGGAGCACGCCGCCGCTTTGCTGCACCCCAAGATGGGCACGCCGGTGCGCAAGGTACTCGGCAAGGGCGCGGCGCTAATTCCTTCGTCCAAGCGCCGGGGTGGCCTCGGCGCCGAGCTGGACATTCCGCTGGGACATAAGGACGCTGCGTTCGTGCGCAGCCACTTCGACGGGATGCAGGTGAGCATCAATGATGCCCCGCGCGCCAATGAGATCGTGGTCGCGGTGGCGGTCACGGATTCCGGCCGGCCGCTGCCGCGCGTCGGTGGATTGAAGGTGGAAGAGATCAAAGGCGAGGACGGCTTGCGTTAA
- a CDS encoding ABC transporter ATP-binding protein, which yields MKLEVSGLNSHYGPAHILFDVGFEVGAGEVVALLGRNGAGKSTTFRSVVGLVSQRSGQIRFDGEDVSRLPTYEIVRRGLGYVPEDRRIFTELTVEENFTVGRQPARPGVATWTPERIYEIFPNLGEMRKRPGGQMSGGEQQMLTIGRTLMGNPSLVLLDEPSEGLAPKIVEQMADAILTMKREGLSIVISEQNLHFAKLISDRAYIIEKGRMRFSGTMAELEANPEIRDAYLAV from the coding sequence ATGAAGCTCGAAGTCTCCGGGCTCAACAGCCATTACGGGCCGGCCCACATCCTGTTCGACGTCGGCTTCGAGGTGGGGGCGGGCGAGGTGGTTGCGCTGCTCGGCCGCAATGGCGCGGGGAAGAGCACGACCTTCCGCTCCGTGGTGGGCCTCGTGTCCCAGCGTAGCGGACAGATCCGCTTCGATGGCGAGGACGTCTCCCGCCTGCCCACTTACGAGATCGTACGGCGGGGGCTCGGCTATGTGCCGGAGGACCGGCGCATTTTCACCGAACTGACGGTGGAGGAGAATTTCACCGTCGGCCGGCAGCCGGCGCGGCCCGGCGTCGCCACCTGGACGCCGGAGCGCATCTACGAGATTTTCCCGAATCTCGGCGAGATGCGCAAACGCCCCGGCGGCCAGATGAGCGGCGGCGAGCAGCAGATGCTGACCATCGGCCGCACGCTGATGGGCAATCCCTCTCTCGTGCTGCTGGACGAGCCCTCCGAAGGCCTCGCGCCCAAGATCGTGGAACAGATGGCCGATGCCATCCTGACCATGAAGCGGGAAGGGCTCTCCATCGTCATCTCCGAGCAGAACCTGCACTTCGCCAAGCTGATTTCGGACCGCGCCTACATCATCGAGAAGGGGCGGATGCGCTTTTCCGGCACCATGGCGGAGCTGGAGGCCAATCCGGAGATCCGCGACGCCTATCTCGCCGTCTGA
- a CDS encoding MFS transporter: MTYTGTLAPPSAAVERNEMRRIVWSSVIGTAVEWYDFLIYAAATALVFNKLFFPVGDPALATIAAFGTYAVGFLARPLGAAIFGHYGDKLGRKAMLATTIVIMGLGTFCIGLLPTYEQIGIAAPILLLILRFLQGIGIGGEWGGAVLMVVENAPAKRRGLFGSMVQVGNPIGNLAAIGIFALVSQLPDSAFLSWGWRLPFLLSIVLIAVGLFIRLKLDETPAFREMKAKNACAQAPLVEIFRDHRRPFFTAVGLKIAEISYASIAGVFVISYATVQLGMPRSTILNGVWLSSFIALFTIPLFGWMSDKLGRKTMFFLSCLFCAGFAFPMFSLLETRDPAIVTATIVVAISCGQMVMFGIGAPWYSELFTARLRYSGASLGFQIGAALSGGLTPFIAAALMQWSGGGTWPISLYLIGCALITAFATFMAPETARKEMI; encoded by the coding sequence ATGACGTATACCGGCACCCTGGCGCCGCCCTCGGCGGCAGTTGAACGCAACGAGATGCGCCGCATCGTCTGGTCGTCCGTCATCGGCACGGCCGTCGAGTGGTACGACTTCCTCATCTATGCGGCAGCGACCGCCCTCGTCTTCAACAAGCTGTTCTTCCCGGTGGGCGATCCGGCACTCGCCACCATCGCCGCCTTCGGCACCTATGCGGTGGGCTTCCTGGCCCGGCCGCTCGGCGCTGCCATTTTCGGCCATTATGGTGACAAGCTGGGCCGCAAGGCCATGCTCGCCACCACCATCGTCATCATGGGGCTCGGCACCTTCTGCATCGGCCTCCTGCCGACTTACGAGCAGATCGGCATCGCCGCTCCCATTCTGCTGCTGATCCTGCGCTTTCTCCAGGGCATCGGCATCGGCGGCGAGTGGGGCGGGGCGGTGCTCATGGTGGTGGAGAATGCGCCGGCCAAGCGCCGCGGCCTCTTTGGCTCCATGGTGCAGGTGGGCAACCCCATCGGCAATCTCGCCGCCATCGGCATCTTCGCCCTCGTCTCGCAACTGCCCGACAGCGCCTTCCTGTCCTGGGGGTGGCGGCTGCCGTTCCTGCTCTCCATCGTCCTCATCGCGGTCGGTCTCTTCATCCGGCTGAAGCTGGACGAGACGCCCGCCTTCCGCGAGATGAAGGCGAAGAACGCCTGTGCCCAGGCGCCCCTCGTCGAGATCTTCCGCGATCACCGCCGCCCCTTCTTCACCGCCGTGGGCCTGAAGATCGCCGAAATCTCCTACGCCTCCATCGCCGGCGTCTTCGTCATCTCCTATGCCACCGTCCAGCTCGGCATGCCGCGCTCCACCATTCTCAACGGCGTCTGGCTCTCCTCCTTCATCGCGCTGTTCACCATCCCGCTGTTCGGCTGGATGTCGGACAAACTCGGTCGAAAGACCATGTTCTTCCTGAGCTGCCTGTTCTGCGCCGGCTTCGCCTTTCCCATGTTCTCGCTGCTTGAGACCCGCGATCCGGCCATCGTCACGGCGACCATCGTGGTGGCCATCTCCTGCGGCCAGATGGTGATGTTCGGCATCGGCGCCCCCTGGTACTCGGAGCTGTTCACGGCGCGGCTGCGCTATTCCGGCGCCTCGCTGGGCTTCCAGATCGGGGCGGCGCTGTCCGGCGGGCTCACACCCTTCATTGCGGCGGCGCTGATGCAGTGGAGCGGCGGCGGCACCTGGCCCATCTCGCTCTATCTCATCGGCTGTGCGCTCATCACCGCTTTCGCTACCTTCATGGCGCCGGAGACGGCGCGCAAGGAAATGATCTGA
- a CDS encoding ABC transporter permease → MDFIVVQALTGLASAASLFLVASGLSIIFGVTRIVNFAHGAFYMLGAYIAFTLTEALSGTLGFWGGIVLAALIVAVLGAALEIVLLRRIYRAPELFQLLATFGVTLMVQDIVILIWGPEDLMGRRAPGFRGAVDIMGQMVPAYDLLLIGLGPAVLGVLWLIFHRTRWGVLVRAATQDRDMVAALGVNQKWLFTSVFALGVFLAGLGGALQIPRDAVSHAMDLRVIVDVFVVVVIGGLGSVTGAFVAAILVSELNAFGILIFPKISLVLVFIVMAVVLVIRPYGLFGKAEGPQRVAAGLSIRPWRPFTQAERLAVAAAVLVAASLPLFLGNYMLTVGSEILVFVLFAASLHFLMTVGGLSSFGHAAYFGLGAYGAAFMVKLAGASMVVALLVGPFMGLAGAVLFGWFAVRLSGVYFAMLTLAFAQITWSIAFQWVEVTGGDNGMLGIWPASWASSPQGFFWLTLGVVAIGVAVLRMLVFSPFGFGLRAARDSALRSEAIGIDRKNVQWAAFVVAGTFAGVAGALFGFLKGSVFPENLAIPTSVDGLVMVLLGGIETVSGAVVGAIVYKALAIWLMSKTELSKLVLGGVIVLLVVAFPKGIVGFLEDLRHRRRPPTPDGAGPKPAGYVAKVEAAE, encoded by the coding sequence GTGGATTTCATCGTCGTCCAGGCCCTCACCGGTCTCGCCAGCGCAGCCTCGCTGTTCCTGGTCGCCTCCGGCCTGTCGATCATCTTCGGCGTCACGCGCATCGTGAACTTCGCCCATGGCGCCTTCTACATGCTCGGCGCCTACATCGCCTTCACCCTCACCGAGGCGCTCTCGGGCACGCTCGGCTTCTGGGGCGGCATCGTGCTCGCCGCCCTCATCGTCGCCGTGCTGGGCGCGGCGCTGGAGATCGTGCTGCTGCGCCGGATCTACCGCGCGCCCGAACTCTTCCAGCTGCTCGCCACCTTCGGCGTGACGCTGATGGTGCAGGACATCGTCATCCTCATCTGGGGCCCGGAAGACCTGATGGGCCGCCGCGCCCCCGGCTTCCGCGGCGCCGTGGACATCATGGGCCAGATGGTGCCCGCCTATGACCTGCTGCTCATCGGCCTCGGCCCGGCCGTGCTCGGCGTGCTGTGGCTGATCTTCCACCGCACCCGCTGGGGTGTGCTGGTGCGCGCGGCGACGCAGGACCGCGACATGGTGGCGGCGCTGGGCGTGAACCAGAAGTGGCTGTTCACCAGCGTCTTCGCCCTCGGCGTTTTCCTCGCCGGCCTCGGCGGCGCGCTCCAGATCCCGCGCGACGCGGTGAGCCATGCCATGGACCTGCGCGTCATCGTGGACGTGTTCGTGGTGGTGGTCATCGGCGGCCTTGGCAGCGTCACCGGCGCCTTCGTGGCGGCCATTCTCGTGTCCGAGCTGAACGCCTTCGGCATTCTCATCTTCCCGAAGATCTCGCTGGTGCTCGTCTTCATCGTGATGGCAGTGGTGCTGGTGATCCGCCCCTACGGCCTGTTCGGCAAGGCGGAAGGGCCGCAGCGCGTGGCCGCCGGCCTCTCCATCCGGCCGTGGCGTCCGTTCACGCAGGCCGAGCGCCTCGCGGTGGCGGCGGCAGTGCTGGTGGCGGCGAGCCTGCCGCTGTTCCTCGGCAACTACATGCTGACGGTCGGCTCGGAAATCCTCGTCTTCGTCCTGTTCGCGGCGAGCCTGCACTTCCTCATGACCGTGGGCGGGCTCTCCTCCTTCGGCCATGCGGCCTATTTCGGCCTTGGCGCCTATGGCGCCGCCTTCATGGTGAAGCTCGCCGGCGCTTCCATGGTGGTGGCGCTCTTGGTCGGCCCCTTCATGGGCTTGGCGGGGGCGGTGCTGTTCGGCTGGTTCGCGGTGCGCCTGTCGGGCGTCTATTTCGCCATGCTGACGCTCGCCTTCGCGCAGATCACCTGGTCCATCGCCTTCCAGTGGGTGGAGGTGACGGGCGGCGATAACGGCATGCTGGGCATCTGGCCGGCGAGCTGGGCGTCGAGCCCGCAGGGCTTCTTCTGGCTGACGCTCGGTGTGGTGGCCATCGGTGTTGCGGTGCTGCGGATGCTCGTCTTCTCGCCCTTCGGCTTCGGCCTTCGGGCAGCGCGGGACAGCGCCCTGCGCTCGGAAGCCATCGGCATCGACCGCAAGAACGTCCAGTGGGCCGCCTTCGTTGTTGCCGGCACCTTCGCGGGCGTGGCCGGCGCCCTGTTCGGCTTCCTCAAGGGCAGCGTCTTCCCCGAGAACCTCGCCATCCCGACCTCGGTGGACGGGCTCGTGATGGTGCTGCTCGGCGGCATCGAGACCGTCTCGGGCGCCGTGGTGGGTGCCATCGTCTACAAGGCGCTGGCCATCTGGCTCATGAGCAAGACGGAGCTCTCCAAGCTCGTGCTCGGCGGCGTCATCGTGCTGCTGGTGGTGGCCTTTCCGAAAGGCATCGTCGGCTTCCTCGAAGACCTGCGCCACCGCCGGCGTCCGCCGACGCCGGACGGGGCGGGGCCGAAGCCGGCCGGTTATGTCGCCAAGGTGGAGGCTGCGGAATGA
- a CDS encoding MarR family winged helix-turn-helix transcriptional regulator: MSKTTETAVRRRRAKAPADPAYVLDAQVGFLLRQVVQRHTVIFGAKMGEDLTSTQWAALAKLHEKGPCSQNLLGRMTAMDAATIKGVVDRLVKRKLVETRPDPEDGRRLVVALTAEGTALTEKSIPLALDITEETLAPLDATERAQLVSLLERLR, from the coding sequence GTGAGCAAGACAACCGAGACGGCTGTTCGCCGTCGCCGCGCCAAAGCGCCGGCAGATCCCGCTTATGTCCTTGATGCGCAGGTCGGCTTCCTGCTTCGGCAGGTGGTGCAGCGGCACACGGTCATCTTCGGCGCCAAGATGGGGGAGGACCTCACCTCCACCCAGTGGGCGGCGCTTGCGAAGCTCCATGAGAAGGGGCCGTGCTCGCAGAACCTGCTGGGCCGCATGACCGCCATGGATGCGGCCACCATCAAGGGCGTGGTGGATCGGCTGGTGAAGCGCAAGCTGGTGGAAACGCGACCGGACCCGGAAGACGGGCGCCGTCTCGTGGTGGCGCTGACCGCCGAAGGTACGGCGCTGACGGAAAAGTCCATTCCGCTTGCGCTCGACATCACCGAAGAGACGCTGGCCCCCCTCGATGCGACCGAACGGGCGCAACTCGTGAGCCTGCTGGAGCGCCTGCGCTAG
- a CDS encoding ABC transporter ATP-binding protein, whose product MTTLLQVEGLAKSYGGVHAVRGVSFSLKAGRILALIGPNGAGKSTCFNMLNGQIKPNAGAIRLNGEDITGLPPRTVWRRGVGRTFQITATFPSMTVRENVQVALLSFHHKLWAAFRYAGAAYRAEADRLLALVGMEAQAARPCGELAYGDLKRLELAIALANEPKLLLMDEPTAGMAPKERVDLMRLTATIAREKAIGVLFTEHDMDVVFEHSDSVMVLNRGELIATGTPEEVRRDPHVRAIYLGEGLLYDAKHKDAEPHKDAEQQKGSAA is encoded by the coding sequence ATGACCACGCTGCTGCAAGTGGAAGGGCTCGCCAAGTCCTATGGCGGTGTTCATGCGGTGCGCGGCGTCTCCTTCAGCCTTAAGGCGGGACGCATCCTCGCGCTGATCGGCCCGAACGGCGCCGGCAAGAGCACCTGCTTCAACATGCTGAATGGCCAGATCAAGCCCAATGCCGGCGCGATCCGGCTGAACGGCGAGGACATCACCGGACTGCCGCCCCGCACCGTGTGGCGGCGCGGGGTGGGGCGCACCTTCCAGATCACCGCCACCTTCCCCTCCATGACGGTGCGGGAGAATGTGCAGGTGGCGCTGCTCTCCTTTCACCACAAGCTCTGGGCCGCCTTCCGCTATGCGGGCGCGGCCTATCGCGCCGAGGCCGACCGCCTGCTGGCGCTGGTGGGCATGGAGGCACAGGCCGCCCGCCCGTGCGGCGAACTCGCCTATGGCGACCTGAAGCGGCTGGAGCTTGCCATCGCGCTCGCCAATGAGCCGAAGCTCCTCCTCATGGACGAGCCCACCGCCGGCATGGCGCCGAAGGAGCGCGTGGACCTCATGCGCCTCACTGCCACCATCGCGCGGGAGAAGGCCATCGGCGTGCTCTTCACCGAGCATGACATGGACGTCGTGTTCGAGCATTCCGATAGCGTGATGGTGCTCAATCGCGGCGAGCTGATTGCCACCGGCACGCCGGAAGAGGTGCGCCGCGATCCGCACGTGCGGGCCATCTATCTGGGCGAGGGCCTGCTCTACGACGCCAAACATAAGGACGCGGAACCGCACAAGGACGCCGAACAGCAGAAGGGGAGCGCGGCATGA
- a CDS encoding DUF1254 domain-containing protein, translated as MPALLPLCAVTPALAAPAEQLQELAVDAYLYFYPLVTMDVTRKQLTNLPKGAGIGGPANSFVNVPAFPSADMRAVVRPNFDTLYSSAWLDLTQGPIVVSVPDTDGRYYLLPMMDMWTDVFASPGSRTTGTKAGNFLVTPPGWTGTAPEGVTRIGATTPFIWIIGRTKTDGPADYPAVHKIQAGFKLTPLAYWGKGPAPEPEQKIDASVDVKTPPKIQVDTMPGPAFFAYAAELLKLHPPHATDQPIIAQLKRLGIEPGQSLDPSKLPPETRAAMEAAPEKAQHLMLWKLPTLARVVNNWSLNTDTMGVYGNYYLKRAIVAQVGLGANVPQDAVYPMALLDGQNQPLDGVNAYRIRFEKGAVPPVDAFWSITLYDKDGFQVANPLNRFAVSSWMPLKTDPDGGLTLFIQADNPGKEREANWLPAPKGPFNLTMRLYAPRSDVLTGRWVPPAVEKQPATALLPQ; from the coding sequence ATGCCCGCGCTTCTGCCCCTGTGCGCCGTCACACCGGCGCTTGCCGCGCCCGCCGAGCAGCTTCAGGAGCTGGCGGTGGATGCCTATCTCTATTTCTATCCGCTGGTCACCATGGATGTGACACGCAAGCAGCTGACCAACCTGCCGAAGGGCGCCGGCATCGGCGGGCCGGCCAACAGCTTCGTCAACGTGCCGGCCTTCCCGAGCGCGGACATGCGCGCCGTGGTGCGCCCGAACTTCGATACGCTCTATTCCTCCGCCTGGCTCGACCTGACGCAGGGGCCGATCGTCGTCTCCGTGCCGGATACGGACGGGCGCTATTATCTGCTTCCGATGATGGACATGTGGACGGACGTGTTCGCCTCGCCCGGCTCGCGCACCACCGGCACCAAGGCGGGCAACTTCCTCGTCACCCCGCCCGGCTGGACGGGTACGGCGCCTGAGGGTGTCACGCGCATCGGCGCCACCACCCCGTTCATCTGGATCATCGGCCGGACCAAGACCGACGGCCCGGCGGACTATCCGGCCGTGCACAAGATCCAGGCCGGCTTCAAGCTCACCCCGCTCGCCTACTGGGGCAAGGGGCCTGCGCCGGAGCCCGAGCAGAAGATCGATGCATCCGTGGATGTGAAGACGCCGCCGAAGATCCAGGTGGACACCATGCCGGGGCCCGCCTTCTTCGCCTATGCGGCGGAGCTCCTGAAGCTGCATCCGCCCCACGCCACGGACCAGCCCATCATCGCGCAGCTGAAGCGCCTCGGCATCGAGCCAGGACAGAGCCTCGATCCGTCCAAGCTTCCGCCGGAAACCCGTGCGGCCATGGAGGCGGCACCGGAGAAGGCGCAGCATCTCATGCTCTGGAAACTGCCGACGCTGGCGCGGGTGGTGAACAACTGGTCACTGAACACTGATACCATGGGCGTCTATGGTAATTATTATCTGAAGCGCGCCATCGTCGCGCAGGTGGGCCTCGGCGCGAACGTGCCGCAGGATGCGGTCTATCCGATGGCCCTGCTCGACGGGCAGAACCAGCCGCTCGATGGCGTCAATGCCTACCGCATCCGCTTCGAGAAAGGCGCGGTGCCGCCGGTGGACGCCTTCTGGTCCATCACGCTCTACGACAAGGACGGCTTCCAGGTGGCCAATCCGCTCAACCGCTTCGCGGTGAGCAGCTGGATGCCGCTGAAGACCGATCCTGACGGCGGTCTCACCCTCTTTATCCAGGCGGACAATCCCGGCAAGGAGCGGGAGGCCAACTGGCTGCCCGCGCCGAAGGGGCCGTTCAACCTGACCATGCGGCTCTATGCGCCGCGCTCGGACGTGCTGACCGGACGCTGGGTGCCTCCGGCGGTGGAGAAACAGCCGGCCACGGCGCTCCTGCCGCAGTGA